The following coding sequences lie in one Streptococcus suis genomic window:
- a CDS encoding glycyl-radical enzyme activating protein, producing the protein MNTRKGIIFNIQHFSLHDGPGIRTTVFLKGCPLRCPWCANPESQKRKPEPMLDAISKKMTIMGEEKSVDDIISEVMKDIDFYEESGGGLTLSGGEIFAQYEFAKAILMEAKRHGLHTAIETTAFVEHRKFVDLIQYVDFIYTDLKHYNTISHRKVTGINNNLIIQNIQYAFSIGKEIVLRIPVIPDFNNSLEDAEQFARLFNQLKIDKVQLLPFHQFGENKYKLLNRTYAMTDVKALHPEDLKDYQAIFIKHNINCYF; encoded by the coding sequence ATGAATACACGAAAAGGCATTATTTTTAACATTCAACATTTTTCACTCCATGACGGTCCAGGTATACGTACGACGGTTTTCTTGAAAGGCTGCCCCCTACGTTGTCCTTGGTGTGCAAATCCAGAATCTCAAAAACGAAAACCTGAACCCATGCTTGATGCTATTAGTAAAAAAATGACCATCATGGGAGAAGAAAAATCTGTTGATGACATCATATCCGAAGTCATGAAAGACATTGATTTTTACGAAGAATCTGGTGGTGGGCTCACGCTGTCTGGCGGAGAAATTTTTGCCCAATATGAGTTTGCGAAAGCTATTCTTATGGAGGCAAAAAGACACGGCCTTCATACCGCTATTGAAACCACCGCTTTCGTAGAACACCGCAAATTTGTTGACCTTATCCAATACGTTGACTTTATCTATACTGATTTAAAACATTACAATACAATTTCTCATAGAAAAGTCACCGGCATCAACAATAACCTTATCATACAAAATATCCAATACGCCTTTTCCATCGGGAAAGAAATCGTCCTACGTATCCCTGTTATCCCTGACTTTAATAATTCCCTCGAAGATGCTGAACAATTCGCCCGTCTCTTTAATCAACTCAAGATTGACAAAGTTCAACTACTCCCCTTCCATCAATTTGGAGAAAATAAGTATAAGCTTCTCAATCGAACCTATGCTATGACCGATGTCAAGGCTCTCCATCCAGAAGATTTAAAAGACTATCAAGCAATCTTCATCAAACATAATATCAACTGTTATTTCTAA